One window of the Rhodothermus sp. genome contains the following:
- a CDS encoding hemolysin family protein, translating to MSVLLLVGAFVLAMLMAGAEAALVAANRLRLEVLARQGNRTARLAQALLETPAILRATTLAGLVLAQVLLALGLSTPFLSGEVFPAGSVAWASMLLLATIGGLAFYLGGLVLPGAIAHEQANRLVQPAATLLRVIALLLWPLVRPARAFSERLARRLSLEADSIATFMQPELGWERQAAEADTAPARDLNETESQLLANALAFEKLRVRDCMVPRTDIVAVEEHIDLETLRQRFIESGYSRLPVYREHIDQIIGIVFAYDLFRQPASLAEMIRPVRFVPESKPAHALLKEFLQTNTPLAIVIDEYGGTAGLVTREDLLEELIGDIQDEFDMDEDAEYQLRRLDERTWLVSGRVEIEELREAGLDLPEGDYDTVAGYLLERLGTIPKPQEAFELDGYRFTILKATQNRIELVRITRL from the coding sequence AACCGGACGGCACGTCTGGCACAGGCGCTGCTCGAAACGCCGGCTATCCTCCGGGCAACCACCCTGGCCGGTCTGGTGCTCGCGCAGGTGCTATTGGCACTTGGACTGAGTACTCCGTTCCTATCAGGTGAGGTGTTTCCTGCGGGCAGCGTCGCCTGGGCCAGTATGTTGCTGCTGGCGACGATCGGGGGACTGGCATTTTACCTCGGAGGCCTGGTGCTGCCGGGAGCCATCGCCCACGAGCAGGCCAACCGTCTGGTGCAACCGGCTGCCACGTTGCTTCGAGTGATTGCTTTGCTGCTATGGCCACTGGTTCGTCCGGCCCGGGCCTTTTCCGAACGCCTGGCGCGCCGACTATCCCTTGAGGCTGATTCGATAGCCACCTTCATGCAACCGGAGCTGGGCTGGGAAAGGCAGGCTGCCGAAGCGGATACCGCACCAGCCCGTGACCTCAACGAAACGGAAAGTCAGCTGCTGGCCAATGCGCTGGCCTTCGAAAAACTTCGCGTGCGGGACTGCATGGTGCCCCGTACCGATATTGTGGCTGTCGAAGAACATATCGATCTCGAAACGTTGCGCCAGCGCTTCATCGAAAGTGGCTACTCGCGGTTGCCCGTCTACCGGGAACACATTGATCAAATTATTGGCATCGTCTTCGCCTACGATCTGTTTCGTCAGCCGGCATCGCTGGCCGAAATGATCCGGCCTGTACGCTTCGTACCCGAATCGAAACCTGCCCACGCGCTGCTGAAGGAATTTCTGCAAACGAACACGCCCCTCGCCATTGTCATCGACGAGTACGGCGGTACGGCCGGCCTCGTCACGCGCGAAGACCTGCTTGAAGAGCTGATCGGCGACATCCAGGACGAGTTCGATATGGATGAGGACGCAGAATATCAGTTGCGTCGTCTTGATGAGCGCACCTGGCTGGTCAGTGGACGGGTAGAGATCGAGGAGCTACGGGAAGCCGGACTGGATCTGCCCGAAGGGGATTACGACACGGTTGCCGGCTATCTGCTCGAACGATTGGGTACGATCCCGAAGCCCCAGGAAGCTTTCGAGCTGGACGGCTACCGCTTTACCATTCTGAAAGCCACGCAAAACCGCATCGAACTGGTCCGCATCACGCGGCTGTAA